In Lolium rigidum isolate FL_2022 chromosome 7, APGP_CSIRO_Lrig_0.1, whole genome shotgun sequence, the DNA window TCGTCCTTGTCACGATTCATTGCCCACTATGAGTTGTCTGGAACCACTCGGGACACACGTACGATGATGGAAATTCTACCTCGGACAAATAGGACGCACATCTGACAGATGTGATCGTGCACACATCTTCACGTTCACGAGCGAAAGCAAAGTCACTATCTTACACATCAGATGTAACTCAAGCCAATACGCAATCTGTGCGGCGCGTTGTCTTCCATTTTGCTTTGTCCACGCCGATTCTCCTCCTAACCAGCATCTTTTTGTTCTCAGTTTATACTCactcgatccataataagtgccaAGAAATTTTGTACTTGGGTTGATCTGGCTCACCGTTCACCACAGCAACAAATTAGACCAAGGCATGTACCAATGCGCATATCCATCTTTTTCGAATGTGTAATGTGCAGTTGCCACTACAAATATTCACGGAAAAGAGAAGATAGTGTATTCGAAGGAATTATTTTTGTACTAGTATAGAAATGAGGGATATACTTCAAGGTATACACCAAACGAAAGGAATGTGCACACAAAAATTCCCGGTGCCCAGTTACAGGGCCCACCAGTCAGGCACCAACTTCCCCTACTTCCCTAATAACTCCCCTCATATAAgcgcgcacccgccgccgcctcccccgacTCCAatcccatcaccaccaccaccgccgcccccaAACCCCACCGCCGCGCCGCCCCGCGCCGCGCCATGGAGTCCAACGCGTACACCCTCCACCTCGCCGTCGCGGCGCTCGTCGGCGCCTCcttcgccgccgcgtccgcctacTACATGCACCGCAAGACCCTCGACCAGCTCCTCCGCTTCGCCCGCTCCCTCGACCGCGAccagcgccgccgcgcccgcctgcCCACCGACGGCGACGACACCGACTACGACCTGACGGACGGGGAGGAGGACCGCGCGCCCCCGGCCAGGGACCACGATCGCCGCACCCTGCCCATCCCCCCGGGGCTCCCGCCGCTCCACACTGGCCGAGAAGGTATGTATGCCCCGCGTTCCTGATCCCACACCGCTCAATCGATGTGATCAGCGTGCACCACGCGACGCTTCGAACTAGCATCGATTATCCACAGGCGTGGTACCGGTCCTGTGATTAGTGTAGCAGGTGGCGAATTTGAGCGGCGTTAGGTTCGGACGGCTTAATCCGTCTCATGGTGACTCAGTACTCTCCGTTTGTCATATGAGTGTACCATCCCCTTCGGATTTTTTTGTAGGGCTAGGCATTGGGATTCGATAGAACCGGAAATGATCTGGGAAATGTTATCTCCTGTAGCTTATTAACTTATAATATACACCCCTCTCTTAATATTGCTATCTAGCGGTGTAACACTTGTTTAATGGGGACACCAGTAAACAGTAGTAGAAACATTGTGCATTATTGTGTAGTATGGCTTCTGATTTGACTAATCGACACCAGGACACATGTTCTGTGACTGAGTATTTAGCACTTAATACTAGCCCACGTGTGTGTACTGTTCTCTTTGGATTTCGTAGGGTTTAATAATTTGGCAGGGCTTTAAATGTTCCAACTATGCATCTCAGAAATGTTATCGTGTGTATGAGATCTTCCAGTGGCTCTAAATATGACATTGTAATGGTGGGTACATATTAATTGGGGTATTACAGCAACGGTAGAAACATGATGCAGTAGTGTGATCATCCAGTTTGAGTACTGGACACCAGGATACATATTTTGTTCAATTGTAATGTGCAAGTAGTTCCCCACTACGTTTTATGCTAATGCTTAGCATTTTTACCCTTCAGGCAAGCCGACTATTTCTCCTGCTTCGAAAAGAGTTGGGTCTCTGGTTAGACCAACCACACCAAAATCTTCTGTCCCTAATGTCAGTACATTTGAGAGCATAGAAGATtctgatgatgatgttgatctGGCGTCGGACTCCAAAAATGATGACGCTGTTTACGTTGGCACAAATGGGGCTATTGTAAGTGCAAGATCCTTATGCTTTGACAAGCAATACCTGATGCTTACTTTTTTGTATAATTTGTATTCCAATGAAAACAAACCTTGGTCTGCAAGGATCTTTGCAAATATCATTGTCATTAAGTCAATGGAAACATGTCTCTACCGCCACAAGTTTGTGAGGTTTACTTCTGTATTTGGGACTGGCCTTAAGTTATACTATAAGTCAATTGAGGAATGCTTTATAATGTTAAGTTGTATGTAGTTTTCACAGAACAGTTGTGTGTGCTATTCCTCACTAAACTGCTTCTTGTTGTTTCCTTTATAGTTTAGATATTAATTTGTCTGCAACTTAGTTTGCAACATCTTTTCTTGTTCAGGGACACCTTTCTACTTGTGAATATACCTTAGTTATGCCTGTATGTGATAGGTTAAATCTCTTTTTCATTCCACAGGGATCAGACCCCGTTCCTGTTCAAGCGAGTCAGAATGGGGATGGAAAACCAGTATCATCAACAATGATTAGATCTCACAGTGCAACTGGCAGTCTGCATGGGGTCCAATTAAATCCAATTGCAGCTGATATACTTCGAAAGGAACCTGAACATGAAACTTTCAGTAGGATAAACATTACAGCTGTTGGTATGTTCTTTCTCCTTGTATCTTTTTATTCGGTAATTTTGGCTAATGTGGAATTACTCATTAAGTGTTAATAAACCTGGGTCTTTTGAACATCACTGTTCAATTCATGGGATCTTTCCTTTTCTCTGTACGTACATGTATTTTAGACATATATCAACTGGAAAGTGTTATTAGCATCAACTTGATTTTGTTTATGTTGATCATGAGAATAAGACGTATTATTGCTAGTGTTCTTTGCTTACATGTTGCTACTCCTGTACTTATTCTTGTTTATGCCTCAGAGACTCCTTCTCATGATGAAATTGAAGCGTACAAAGTTCTTCAGAAATGTCTTGAGCTACGAGAGAAGTACATCTTCAGAGAAGAAGTTGCTCCATGGGAGAAGGAAATCATAACTGATCCTAGTACCCCAAAACCTAACCCAAACCCATTCAATTATGAACATCAGACTAAAACTGAAGTAAGTACATTTCTCCGTGTATGCACATGACATAACGACTGCCTACACTTATATCTGTTTTCCTTATTCCCTAAACATTGTTTTTTCTTCTTTCAGCATCATTTTGAAATGGTTGATGGTGTTGTTCATCTATACCCCAGTAAAGATTGTGAGTGAAAAATTCCAACAGTTCCTGTGTTTGGTGAACTTTTTGGTGTGTGGCATGTTGATTGTTAAATTGTTCCTTGTTGCAGCTAAAGAGAGACTATATCCAGTTGCTGATGCAACCACCTTCTTTACTGATATGCACTATATTCTTCGTGTGTTGGCTGCTGGGGATATCCGAACTGTGTGTCATCACCGTTTAAATCTTCTAGAGCAAGTAATGTTTTCTTTGCTTTTCAACCATTTGCTCTATTTTTAACCTGCATATATTTGACGTGTTTCAGACTGGTCTATGAAGCTAGCTCACCATAATGGCGCATGTGGATCTTTTTTATTCTGTACACTGACTTCTGTTTTCATTCTTGGGATATTTTCAGAAATTTAATCTTCATTTGATGGTCAACGCGGATAGAGAACTGCTTGCTCAGAAAGCTGCACCTCACAGGGACTTCTACAATGTCAGGAAGGTTGATACTCATGTTCATCATTCTGCATGCATGAATCAGAAGCATCTGTTGAGGTTTATTAAGTCAAAGTTAAGGAAAGAACCTGATGAGGTACATCCACTTCCTTTTTTCTTAATTGTTGTTGCTGTGTCATTTAGTAATAAACCTGAGGCCTAGAATCTCCTGCACTTGACATGCGCTAATAAATTACACTTATGTAGGTTGTTATTTTTAGAGATGGGACATATTTGACTCTGAAGGAGGTTTTTGAGAGTTTGGACTTGACTGGGTAAATGCAACCCTACATCTGATGTTGCTGTTATTTGTATTTGCGTCACCATTTTGAAGTAACCTATATTACCTCTCTGCTAGGTATGACCTCAATGTTGATCTCTTGGACGTGCATGCTGACAAGAGTACATTTCACCGCTTTGACAAGTTCAATTTGAAATATAATCCATGTGGCCAATCTCGACTTAGGGAGATATTTCTTAAGCAGGACAACCTTATTCAAGGTGCAAATTTGTTTTGTCTTATTGCTAGAAACTTCACACTAATTGATACGAGTCGCTATTTCTGTATTGTCATATATCTTATTTCAGCTGTTACAGAACTATTAAGTGTTAACTTATGCTTATTGGAGTCACTGCCAGCATGGCCTATACATGGACAATTTTATTGAACTGTTATACTGTCTTATTACTAGGTCGCTTCCTTGCTGAGTTGACTAAAGAAGTATTTGCTGACCTTGAAGCAAGCAAATACCAGGTGATTTACTTTTTCTGTATTGAGTTTGTTGAATGTTATTAATATTCTTTTTTCATATTTATGTTTAATAATGGAGAAATAATGGTTAGTTGATTTAGCCCTTTT includes these proteins:
- the LOC124673874 gene encoding probable AMP deaminase; this encodes MESNAYTLHLAVAALVGASFAAASAYYMHRKTLDQLLRFARSLDRDQRRRARLPTDGDDTDYDLTDGEEDRAPPARDHDRRTLPIPPGLPPLHTGREGKPTISPASKRVGSLVRPTTPKSSVPNVSTFESIEDSDDDVDLASDSKNDDAVYVGTNGAIGSDPVPVQASQNGDGKPVSSTMIRSHSATGSLHGVQLNPIAADILRKEPEHETFSRINITAVETPSHDEIEAYKVLQKCLELREKYIFREEVAPWEKEIITDPSTPKPNPNPFNYEHQTKTEHHFEMVDGVVHLYPSKDSKERLYPVADATTFFTDMHYILRVLAAGDIRTVCHHRLNLLEQKFNLHLMVNADRELLAQKAAPHRDFYNVRKVDTHVHHSACMNQKHLLRFIKSKLRKEPDEVVIFRDGTYLTLKEVFESLDLTGYDLNVDLLDVHADKSTFHRFDKFNLKYNPCGQSRLREIFLKQDNLIQGRFLAELTKEVFADLEASKYQMAEYRISIYGRKKSEWDQMASWIVNNELYSDNVVWLIQIPRIYNVYREMGTINSFQNLLDNIFLPLFEVTIDPASHPQLHVFLEQVVGLDLVDDESKPERRPTKHMPTPEQWTNVFNPAYAYYVYYCYANLYTLNKLRDSKGMTTIKLRPHCGEAGDIDHLAAAFLTSHNIAHGVNLKKSPVLQYLYYLAQIGLAMSPLSNNSLFIDYHRNPFPTFFLRGLNVSLSTDDPLQIHLTKEPLVEEYSVAASLWKLSSCDLCEIARNSVYQSGFSHRLKSHWIGRNYYRRGPDGNDIHQTNVPHIRIEFRHNIWKEEMELIHFGNVELPEETDR